Proteins from a genomic interval of Macaca thibetana thibetana isolate TM-01 chromosome 17, ASM2454274v1, whole genome shotgun sequence:
- the LOC126940541 gene encoding spermidine synthase-like, giving the protein MWELVPLCCGSARPAVPGPRPAPPARLPAMEPGPDGPAASGPAAIREGWFRETCSLWPGQALSLQVEQLLHHRRSRYQDILVFRSKTYGNVLVLDGVIQCTERDEFSYQEMIANLPLCSHPNPRKVLIIGGGDGGVLREVVKHPSVESVVQCEIDEDVIQVSKKFLPGMAIGYSSSKLTLHVGDGFEFMKQNQDAFDVIITDSSDPMGPAESLFKESYYQLMKTALKEDGVLCCQGECQWLHLDLIKEMRQFCQSLFPVVAYAYCTIPTYPSGQIGFMLCSKNPSTNFQEPVQPLTQHQVAQMQLKYYNSDVHRAAFVLPEFARKALNDVS; this is encoded by the coding sequence ATGTGGGAGCTGGTCCCGTTGTGCTGCGGCTCCGCGCGGCCTGCAGTCCCGGGCCCGCGCCCCGCGCCGCCCGCCCGCCTGCCCGCCATGGAGCCCGGCCCCGATGGCCCCGCTGCATCCGGCCCCGCCGCCATCCGCGAGGGCTGGTTCCGCGAGACCTGCAGTCTGTGGCCCGGCCAGGCCCTGTCGCTGCAGGTGGAGCAGCTGCTCCACCACCGGCGCTCGCGCTACCAGGACATCCTAGTCTTCCGCAGTAAGACCTATGGCAACGTGCTGGTGTTGGACGGTGTCATCCAGTGCACGGAGAGGGACGAGTTCTCCTACCAGGAGATGATCGCCAACCTGCCTCTCTGCAGCCACCCCAACCCGCGAAAGGTGCTGATCATCGGGGGCGGAGATGGAGGTGTCCTGCGTGAGGTGGTGAAGCACCCCTCCGTGGAGTCTGTGGTCCAGTGTGAGATAGACGAGGATGTCATCCAAGTCTCCAAGAAGTTCCTGCCAGGCATGGCCATTGGCTACTCTAGCTCGAAGCTGACCCTACATGTGGGTGACGGTTTTGAGTTCATGAAACAGAATCAGGATGCCTTCGATGTGATCATCACTGACTCCTCAGACCCTATGGGCCCCGCCGAAAGTCTCTTCAAGGAGTCCTATTACCAGCTTATGAAGACGGCCCTCAAGGAAGATGGTGTCCTCTGCTGCCAGGGCGAGTGCCAGTGGCTGCACCTGGACCTCATCAAGGAGATGCGGCAGTTCTGCCAGTCCCTGTTCCCCGTGGTGGCCTACGCCTACTGCACCATCCCCACCTACCCCAGCGGCCAGATCGGCTTCATGCTGTGCAGCAAGAACCCGAGCACCAACTTCCAGGAGCCGGTGCAGCCGCTGACGCAGCACCAGGTGGCACAGATGCAGCTGAAGTACTACAACTCCGACGTGCACCGCGCCGCCTTCGTGCTGCCCGAGTTTGCCCGCAAGGCCCTGAATGACGTGAGCTGA